One Triticum dicoccoides isolate Atlit2015 ecotype Zavitan chromosome 5B, WEW_v2.0, whole genome shotgun sequence genomic window carries:
- the LOC119306562 gene encoding probable periplasmic serine endoprotease DegP-like — MPKDGRRRRRGNPETETEARKKRKTKRSVAEDRRLIFAAFESEKAKPRPKLDPVYDDDDDAVESSSEESSSCPPSPLMYRPYIPDELADDPDLRAALRIANTEYHADRACRLAVFDRYSSSSCLSNDRRLLHIREHAKDAVLLAADSIITLSSYLEADDDEPLNTCCGLWIQHDMKKKTAVVLTSAHLIRAKDPSVRNPWMLGSTCEYHRDAEVIVHLLDGETAVATLLYLEEHYEFALYEVVVDKPVQLPTFNDNVHSGQDVFRLGRDESLDLRITHGRVEYEIPTRHERCHYMYFSHDERTSLHDDGGPVVDLEGKVVGMVHNQFKETFLPSSILHKCLDSWRKLKCIPRAHLGMTFTSIKLLDPICIERMRRKHNIASGLLVEQVSKESNAEKLGIRMGDVIERFNGECISNTTELEKMLLDIGGDHFDQAKVLKAETDVRIQIFHATKRCRRVRNLTVTVSDCGEDIIEGTYPITDGLWR, encoded by the exons ATGCCGAAGGACGGGAGGCGGCGCAGGAGGGGGAATCCGGAGACGGAGACGGaagcgaggaagaagaggaagaccaagagaaGCGTGGCAGAGGATCGAAGATTGATTTTCGCGGCATTCGAGAGTGAAAAAGCAAAACCCCGACCAAAATTAG ATCCTgtgtacgacgacgacgacgatgcggtCGAGTCCTCGTCGGAGGAATCCTCCTCATGTCCACCCAGCCCTCTCATGTACAGACCCTACATACCCGATGAGCTAGCTGATGACCCGGACCTACGTGCCGCCCTCAGGATCGCCAACACCGAATATCATGCAGATAGAG CCTGTCGGTTAGCTGTCTTTGATCGTTACTCTTCTAGTTCATGCCTGTCCAACGACCGACGCCTTCTTCATATCCGCGAGCATGCAAAGGATGCCGTGCTTCTTGCCGCCGACTCTATCATCACCCTCTCGTCCTATCTCG AAGCAGACGACGATGAGCCGTTGAATACGTGTTGTGGTTTGTGGATTCAACATGACATGAAGAAGAAAACTGCCGTGGTTTTGACGTCCGCGCATCTGATTCGCGCAAAGGATCCATCCGTGAGGAACCCGTGGATGCTCGGGTCCACATGCGAATATCATCGCGATGCTGAG GTCATTGTTCACTTGTTGGACGGCGAAACTGCAGTAGCCACTCTCCTCTACCTCGAGGAGCACTATGAATTTGCTCTTTATGAGGTTGTAGTGGACAAACCGGTTCAGTTGCCCACTTTTAACGACAACGTGCATTCTGGTCAAGACGTTTTCCGACTTGGAAGAGATGAAAGTCTTGATCTGAGGATAACACATGGTAGGGTGGAATATGAAATTCCAACCCGTCACGAGAGATGTCACTACATGTATTTTTCCCACGATGAACGTACAAGT TTGCATGACGATGGAGGCCCTGTCGTTGACTTAGAAGGCAAGGTTGTGGGAATGGTTCACAATCAATTCAAAGAGACCTTTTTACCTTCTTCTATATTGCACAAGTGCTTGGATTCGTGGAGAAAGTTGAA ATGCATCCCTCGTGCCCACCTTGGAATGACCTTTACTTCCATCAAGCTTCTAGATCCTATTTGTATTGAGAGGATGAGGCGTAAGCATAACATTGCATCTGGTCTTCTTGTTGAACAG GTGTCAAAAGAATCGAATGCTGAGAAACTTGGAATCCGCATGGGTGATGTTATTGAACGCTTCAATGGAGAGTGTATTTCTAATACAACTGAG TTGGAAAAGATGCTGCTGGATATAGGCGGAGACCATTTTGATCAAGCAAAAGTCTTAAAGGCCGAAACAGATGTTCGA ATTCAAATATTCCATGCCACAAAACGTTGCCGAAGAGTTAGAAATTTGACCGTAACTGTATCGGATTGTGGAGAGGACATCATAGAAG GCACTTACCCTATTACtgatggcctttggagatga